GACCGTCAGGAGGTTCGGAGGGAAAGGGCCTATTCGGCCGCGACGAGGTGCGGCGCCTCGTGATGCGCGCATTGGCCGACCGGGCAGGTCGTGCAGCCCTGGTCGACACCGGCTTCGCGCATGATCGCCAGGATGGTGCGCGCGCAACGCCCGCAATTCGGGCTGCAGCCGAGGCAGCTATAGACCTCGCCCACCGCACGCGGACATTCCGGGCCGTCACCGAGACACGCTCTCACGTCGTGGTCGCTGAACACATTGCAATGGCAAACGATCACTGCGTGTCTCCGCCCCTGCCTCGCGCGAGAAATGCCGCGGAGCGTCGAGGGCACCCATTGTCTAGCGTGAAAACCTCATGATTTCAACGACTTGATATGAATTTAGAGGCGTTCGAAAGAGTCCCGCAAGTGGCAGAAGTGCTGACGTTTTTCGCCAAGTAGCGAATCATTCCAAACTGGAAACGCTGGTTCCGGGCAGCAGCCATTCGCTCGCGCGGCGGCGCGGGATAGCCCGTGCGCGGAATCCGGGCTAGGCCTTTGCCATGTCCGCGCCGCGCTATGCCGATGTCCTGATTCCCGTCGCCGTCGATCGCCCCTACAGCTACCGCATCCCCGCGGATCTTGCAGTCGGGCCCGGCGATCTCGTGGCCGTGCCGCTCGGCAACCGCACGGCGGTCGGCGCGGTCTGGCGTCTGCGCGACGAGCCCGGCGGGGTATCGCACAACCGGCTGAAGGACATCGCGGCCCGCCATGACGTTCCGCCGGTGCCGCATGAGATCCGTCGCCTGGTCGACTGGATCGCCGACTATACGCTCGCGCCGCGCGGCATGGTGCTGCGCATGGCGATGCGCGATCCCGACGCCCTTGCGCCGCCCCGGCCGCGCATCGGCGTGCGCGCCACCGGCCAGCCGGCGAGCCGGCCGACGCCGTCGCGCGCCAAGGTCCTGGCCCTGATGGCCGATGGGCTGGCGCGGGGCAAAAGCGAGGCGGCGCGCGAGGCCGGCGTCTCGGTCGGCGTCATCGATGGCCTGGTCGACGACGGCGCGCTGGAAGCGATCACGCTCGCCCCCGAGGCTGTCGCCCTGCCGCTCGATCCGGCCTATGCGGTGGCCAGCCTCAACACCGCCCAGAAAGACGCGGCGCTGGCCATCGAGGACGCCGTGGCGGCCGGCGGTTTCCAGGTCTTCCTGCTCGACGGCGTCACCGGCTCGGGCAAGACCGAGGTCTATTTCGAGGCGGTGGCCGAGGCGCTCAGGCAGGACAAGCAGACGCTCATCCTGGTGCCGGAAATCGCGCTCACCACCCAGTTTCTCGACCGTTTCGCCCAGCGCTTCGGCCACCGGCCGGCGGCCTGGCATTCCGGTATCGGTGCGACCAGGCGCGCCCGGGTCTGGACCGGGGTCGCGGCCGGCGAGGTCAAGGTGGTCATCGGCGCGCGCTCGGCGCTGTTCCTGCCGTTCAAGGCGCTTGGCCTGGTCGTCGTCGATGAGGAACACGAGCAGGCCTACAAGCAGGATGACGGCGTCCACTACCATGCCCGCGACATGGCGGTGGTGCGTGCCCGCTTGCACGATGCGCCGGTGGTGCTCGCCTCGGCAACGCCTTCGGTCGAATCCAGGGTCAATGCCGACAAGGGTCGCTATCGGCGGCTGATCCTGCCCGAACGTTTCGGCGGGCGCGAAATGCCCAAGATCGCGACCGTCGACCTGAAGACCAGAGGTGCGCCGCATGGACGCTGGATCTCGCCGGCGCTCGAGCTGGCGGTCCGCGACACCCTTGCCGCCAAGGAACAGTCGCTTCTCTTCCTCAACCGGCGCGGCTATGCGCCGCTGACGCTTTGCCGGGCCTGCGGCGAGCGTGTGCAATGCCCGAACTGCACCGCCTGGCTGGTCGACCATCGCTTCCGCCGGCGGCTGGTCTGCCACCATTGCGGTTTCTCCATGCCGCCGCTGGAGCATTGCCCCAAATGCGAGGCGGTCGACAGTTTTGTTGCCTGCGGGCCCGGCGTCGAACGGCTGGCGGAAGAATGCGCCACGCTGTTCCCGGAAGCCCGCCTTCTGGTGCTCTCCTCCGACATGGCCGGCGGCATCGAGCGGATCCGCCAGGAGATCGAGGCCGTCGCCAAGGGCGAGGCCGACATCGTCATCGGCACGCAACTGGTCGCCAAGGGCCACAATTTCCCGCATCTGGCTTTGGTCGGCGTCATCGATGCCGATCTTGGCCTGTCCAATGGCGACCCGCGGGCCGGCGAGCGGACGTTCCAACTGTTGCAGCAGGTGGTCGGCCGGGCCGGCCGGGCCAAGGACGGTTCGCGCGCGCTGATCCAGACCCACCAGCCGGCCCATCCGATCATCGACGCCATCGTCAAGGGCGACCGCGAGGCCTTCTACGCCGCCGAGATCGCCATGCGCGAAGAGGCGCAACTGCCGCCCTATGGCCGGCTGGCGGCGCTGGTCGTCTCGGCCGAGGCCCAGGCCGACGCCTTCGGTTATGCCCGCACCATCATGCGGGCGGCGCCTGTCGGCACGGATGTACGGCTCCTGGGCCCGGCCGAGGCGCCTCTCGCCCTGGTGCGTGGTCGCCACCGCGTCCGCCTGCTGGCGCGTTCAGCACGGGCCTTCGACATGTCCGGCTGGCTGCGCGCCTGGCTCTCCTCGGTCGAGGCGCCGCGCGGCAATGTCCGGCTCGAAATCGATGTCGACCCGCAGAGCTTCTTGTAGATCTTAGGCCAGTGCCGTCTCGCCCGGCCAGGCGAAGCGCGCCCAGTCCGGCTTGACCGGGGTCAGCACGATGCCGCCGGCGGTGATGGCCAGGCCCGCGGCAAGCGCATCCTCGATTCGGTCGAGCCGCAGCTTGGCGAGGCCGCGGCCTTCGGTTGCCGAGCCCATATGGCCGATCAGCTTGTCGCCGGCGGTCACCTCGAGGCCGGCCTCGGGTGCGGGCCCGTCGAACCTGACCGGCACGACACGGGTGCGCGCGGTGCCGCGATGCTGCATGCGGCTGACCACCTCCTGGCCGATGAAACAGCCCTTGTCGAAGGCGACGCCCGACAACTGGTCCATGTCGACCTCATGCGGGAAGGCGTCGCCATAAGCGAAATCCTTGCCGCCTTCGGGAATGCCGAGCGCGATGCGATGGGCGTGATAGGCTGCGGCATTGGCTTCGCCGCCGGACGGCCAGGGCCCGATGACCCGCCAGCCGAGCTTGGGGTGGCGCGGATCGCGGGCGGCGAGCGTGCCGTCGCCGGGCGCCACATCGGTCCCCCAGACGGCGGTGACATCGAGGCTGTCGGACCGGTCTTCGATCGTCACCTTGGCGCGCAGCTTGTAGAAATTGAGCTTCTTGACCAGGTCGCCGGTCAGCGCCCGCGGCGCGTCGAGGATCAGTCCGCCGGCCGCGGCCGCCGGCGCCCTGATGATGAAGAAGTCGGCGACGATCTTGCCTTGCGGCGTCAAAAGGGCGCCGAAGCCGGCGCTGCCCTCGCCGACCGTGTCGACGTCGCAGGTCACCAATCCTTGCAGCAGTTTCACGGCGTCGTCGCCGGTCAGCTTCACCACGCCCCGGTCGGGCAGAAAGGCCGAATGCATTCCTGAGGCTCCCGCACGGCCAGTTGCGCGCGAGCGTTTCGCACGACTTGGCACCTTGTTCGATCTCCGACATAAGCGTGTCGGCACGCCGCTCCAAGGGTGCCGTCGTCACCATGCCGGAGATAGCAGCCATGTCCCAGACCTTCGACGTGATCTACCGCAGCGGCACGGTGGTCAATCAGGATGGCCGCGGTGAGCGCGATATCGGCGTGACCGGCGGCCGGATCGCCGCGATCGGCGACCTGTCGCGGGCCTCTGCCGGCGAGCTGGTCGACTGCACCGGCCTGCATATCCTGCCCGGCGTCATCGACAGCCAAGTGCATTTCCGTGAACCGGGACCGAGCCACAAGGAAGACCTCGAGACCGGTTCGCGCGCCGCCGTCATGGGCGGCGTCACCGCGGTATTCGAAATGCCCAATACCGATCCGCAGACCACCACCGAAGCGGCGCTCGCCGACAAGGTCGCGCGCGCGGCCCAGCGGATGCATTGCGATTTCGCCTTCTGGGTCGGTGCCACCCATGGCAATGCCGGCGAGGTGGCCGAGCTGGAGCGCCTGCCGGGGGCCGCCGGCATCAAGGTGTTCATGGGATCGTCCACCGGCTCGCTGCTGGTCGAGGACGACGAGGGTGTCGCCTCGATCCTCCAGCACACCCGCCGGCGCGCCGCCTTCCATTCCGAGGATGAATACCGGCTGCGCGACCGCAAGGACCTGCGCATCGAGGGCGACGCGCGCTCCCATCCGGTCTGGCGCGACGAGATCGCGGCGCTGACCTGCACCGAACGGCTGGTCGGCATCGCCAAGCGCTTCAACGCCAAGATCCACGTGCTGCATATTTCGACGGCCGAGGAAATCGACTTTCTCCGGGGCCACAAGGATGTCGCGACCTGCGAGGCGACACCCCATCACCTGACCCTGGTGGCGCCCGACTGCTACGAGCGGCTCGGTACGCTCGCCCAGATGAACCCGCCGGTGCGCGAAGCCCGCCACCGCGACCGTATCTGGCATGGCATCGGCCAGGGCATTGTCGACGTGCTCGGCTCCGACCATGCGCCGCACACGCTGGAAGAGAAGGCCAAGACCTATCCGGCTTCGCCTTCCGGCATGACCGGCGTGCAGACCCTGGTGCCGATCATGCTCGACCACGTGAATGCCGGGCGGCTGACGCTGGAACGGTTTGTCGATCTGTCGAGCCACGGCCCGTCGCGCATCTTCGCGATCGCCGGCAAGGGCCGGATCGCCGCCGGTTATGATGCCGACCTGACCATTGTCGATCTGAAGCGGAAGGCCAGGATCGGCAATTCCTGGATCGCCTCGAAGAGCCAGTGGACGCCTTATGACGGCCTTGAGGTCACCGGCTGGCCGGTCGGCACGGTCATTCGCGGCCGGCGGGTGATGTGGGAGGGCGACCTGGTGACGCCGTCAGGTGGCGAGGCCGTGCGGTTCCAGGACGCCGGCGGGCCGCGGTGAGCGGCCAGCGGCGCTCGACCGATGGTTATGCCGAGAACGCGGCGGCGCTGACCGCGCAATATGAGAGCATTACCTTCGACCAGGTGCATCACGACATTCTGCATCTTCTCCCCGCCGAGCCCGTCCGTGCCATCGATATCGGGGCTGGGACCGGCCGCGACGCGGCGGCGCTGGCGGCGCGCGGCCACCGGGTGCTGGCGGTCGAACCGACAGCCGAACTCCTTGCCGAGGCCCGCAGGCTGCACCCGGATCCCAGGATCGAATGGCTGGACGACGGCTTGCCCGAGCTTGCCCGTGTCCGGGCGCGGGCCGAGCGCTACGACCTCGCCTTCCTGACCGCGGTGTGGATGCATCTCGATGCGGCCGAACGGGAGGCCGCGATGGCGGCGCTGGCAAGCGTGATGGCGCCGCACGGTCTGGTGTTCATGACGCTGCGCCACGGGCCGGTGCCACCGGGCCGGCGCATGTTCGACGTTTCGGCGGATGAGACCGCGGCGCTTGCCGTCGCGAATCGGCTCACCGATATCCATCGCGGCAGCCGCGGCGACATGCTCAGCCGCCGCGCCGTGACGTGGAGCGTCCTGGCGTTCCGGCGGACTGGCGCCTGAGCGGCCGAGGCCGCCCGGCGCCGACCATCAGGTCTTGTCGTCGAGCGTCGCCTTCGGCGCGTTGGCCTTCACGCTGTCGATCCCTGCATCGCGGGCGGCGACCGAGGAATAGGTTTCACTGGTGCCGATCACCTGGCTGTTGGCAGCCTTCAGGTTGAACATCGGCTGGCCGCTCTTGGCGTCCTTGCGCTCATAGCGCGCGTCCAGGGGAGCGTTGGTCCTGACCGAGGCGATGCCGTTCTCGGCGGCGGCCTTGGTGGTATAGTGCTCACTGCTCAGAATGGTCTGACCATTGCCGGCCTTGAGCACGAAGTGGAACTGACCACTTGCTCCCTTCGACAATACGAACGTCCCAGCCATCGGCATCCTCCCTCGTTTGCGCGCGAATCGAGCGTCGGCAAAGTCTAAGGGGCGGGGTGATGGGTTCAAGCCAGGGGGTCGGCACAGGCCGGCCCGATCACTCCCCGGCCAGGAAATAGTGCAGCGTGCCATCAGGGCCGATGCCGAGCCGCCAGAACACCCAGGCGTTCAGCACCCGCATATCGCGCACGTCCTGGGCCGTCATCAGCCGGTAGAGGTCGACCGATTGTTGCGGCGTCAGCCGGTCAAGCGGCACATGGGCAAGATAGGGCCAGACCGTCATTTCCTGCGGCGTGCCCTTGTTGATCACCGCCGCCGGCAGATCGAGAATGTTCAGCAGGATGGCCAGGATCTCGTGGCCTTCGCCATCGCCCGAGGCCTGTTTCCAGAAGGCGACCGGGTCGCGTTCGCTGCCGCGGCTGAACACCGGCGTGGTTTCGTTCATCTGGAATACCACCGCCAGGCGTTCGATATTGCCGGAGCGGGCCGCGAGGATGAGCTTCTCGCGGGTATGGCCGACGCGTTCGCGCAGATCTTCATTGTCGGGCAGCAATTCGACGGAAACCGGTGGCGGCGTGCGGCGCTGCGCCGGCGGCGCGGGCGCCGGCGTGGCGGTCGTGGCCGGAGCAGGTGTCCGGGGTTCAGGATCGCCGGCACGCGGCGTCACATCGCGAATCGTCGATCTGAGCGGCGTGCTGGTGCTGGACAGTCGCGGCTGCTGGACCTCGGCCGGCAGGCGCGCCCGGTCGGTCGGCATGATCTGGCCGACCGCGACGCCGAGCACGGTGATCGAAACGACGGCACCAAGGATTGCGACAGTCCGTGGGTTCAACAGGCCAGCCCCCGCAGCCGCTTGACCGGTCAGTGCGCTGAGCGGTCCACCGTGAACTCGCCGGCGCGCACGCGCTCGGCCAATCGCTCGGCGAAGACGGCGGCAGCTTCTTCGCCATAGGTCGCCACCATCTCGACGAAAGAGGCGAAGACGGCGGCCTGTGCGATGCAGTCGACGTCGAGACCGTCGAGCCGTGCCTCGGCGAAGGCCTCCGACACATAGCTCATCGCCGCCTGCCGCTGGTCTTCGGCTTCGGCTGCACGTGCGGATATCGCGGGAGCAAACTGCATCGTCATGTCCTGATGGGGGACCGGCGGGCCTGATTTGCCCCATGACGGGACACTAGCATGGGCTGTCGCCAAGGGCAGCCAATTCTCACCGGAAGGTTAACATCCGTGAATTAATCTTCTGTGATCCCAAAATGACACGCAGCACCGCATGTTTCCCGCTCAACTTCGACCGTTTTGTCCAAGTCGAGCGGGAAACACTCTAATTCACGAACCTGCTGGTGATATCGGCGACGATGCGCTGACCCTCGTCCAGATAACGCCTGGTCGCGACCTGGGCCGCCGGTGTGCAACTGCGATGGGTCTGCTCGAACCCGGCATAACCGCGGTTGAATCGGAGCGTCAGCCGTTCGCGCCGCTCGCCGCTGCCGGCCTCGGCGTCGAGCAAGGCCTGCATCTCGCGGCGCCAGGCGCCGGTATCCGGCGCGGTGCAAAGGGTGCGCAGGTAGTGCAGCGCCCCCATGATCTCGGCCAGCCGCAGCAATTGCGGCTCATAGGGCGCCTGGAGCAACGCCTCGGGCACGGCCGGAGGCGGCGGCGGTGGCGTTGCCGCGCGCTGCGCCGCAGCCGCCGTCGGCAAGGCGAGACCGAGCATCAGGGCGAAAAGCGCGCGGCGGATCATCTTGAAGATATGCGCCAGCCGGGCAGGCACCGCAACATCGGGCGCGCGACAGGGTTGACGGTCAGGCCGGCGCGGCGAGGCCGCCGGCGGCGGCGAGCGCAAAGGCCGCGCGCGCCACATCCGCGAGCCCGTCGGTGGTGGCCAGGCGGCCGATCTCGGCAAGGCTGACCCAGCGGATGTCGGACGCTTCGGGCGAAGGCTCGCCTTCACCGGAGAGCCAGCGTGCGGCGTAGCTGACCACG
This portion of the Phreatobacter stygius genome encodes:
- a CDS encoding (2Fe-2S)-binding protein → MRACLGDGPECPRAVGEVYSCLGCSPNCGRCARTILAIMREAGVDQGCTTCPVGQCAHHEAPHLVAAE
- a CDS encoding TIGR02301 family protein yields the protein MIRRALFALMLGLALPTAAAAQRAATPPPPPPAVPEALLQAPYEPQLLRLAEIMGALHYLRTLCTAPDTGAWRREMQALLDAEAGSGERRERLTLRFNRGYAGFEQTHRSCTPAAQVATRRYLDEGQRIVADITSRFVN
- a CDS encoding YgfZ/GcvT domain-containing protein, giving the protein MHSAFLPDRGVVKLTGDDAVKLLQGLVTCDVDTVGEGSAGFGALLTPQGKIVADFFIIRAPAAAAGGLILDAPRALTGDLVKKLNFYKLRAKVTIEDRSDSLDVTAVWGTDVAPGDGTLAARDPRHPKLGWRVIGPWPSGGEANAAAYHAHRIALGIPEGGKDFAYGDAFPHEVDMDQLSGVAFDKGCFIGQEVVSRMQHRGTARTRVVPVRFDGPAPEAGLEVTAGDKLIGHMGSATEGRGLAKLRLDRIEDALAAGLAITAGGIVLTPVKPDWARFAWPGETALA
- a CDS encoding dihydroorotase, which codes for MSQTFDVIYRSGTVVNQDGRGERDIGVTGGRIAAIGDLSRASAGELVDCTGLHILPGVIDSQVHFREPGPSHKEDLETGSRAAVMGGVTAVFEMPNTDPQTTTEAALADKVARAAQRMHCDFAFWVGATHGNAGEVAELERLPGAAGIKVFMGSSTGSLLVEDDEGVASILQHTRRRAAFHSEDEYRLRDRKDLRIEGDARSHPVWRDEIAALTCTERLVGIAKRFNAKIHVLHISTAEEIDFLRGHKDVATCEATPHHLTLVAPDCYERLGTLAQMNPPVREARHRDRIWHGIGQGIVDVLGSDHAPHTLEEKAKTYPASPSGMTGVQTLVPIMLDHVNAGRLTLERFVDLSSHGPSRIFAIAGKGRIAAGYDADLTIVDLKRKARIGNSWIASKSQWTPYDGLEVTGWPVGTVIRGRRVMWEGDLVTPSGGEAVRFQDAGGPR
- a CDS encoding primosomal protein N', yielding MSAPRYADVLIPVAVDRPYSYRIPADLAVGPGDLVAVPLGNRTAVGAVWRLRDEPGGVSHNRLKDIAARHDVPPVPHEIRRLVDWIADYTLAPRGMVLRMAMRDPDALAPPRPRIGVRATGQPASRPTPSRAKVLALMADGLARGKSEAAREAGVSVGVIDGLVDDGALEAITLAPEAVALPLDPAYAVASLNTAQKDAALAIEDAVAAGGFQVFLLDGVTGSGKTEVYFEAVAEALRQDKQTLILVPEIALTTQFLDRFAQRFGHRPAAWHSGIGATRRARVWTGVAAGEVKVVIGARSALFLPFKALGLVVVDEEHEQAYKQDDGVHYHARDMAVVRARLHDAPVVLASATPSVESRVNADKGRYRRLILPERFGGREMPKIATVDLKTRGAPHGRWISPALELAVRDTLAAKEQSLLFLNRRGYAPLTLCRACGERVQCPNCTAWLVDHRFRRRLVCHHCGFSMPPLEHCPKCEAVDSFVACGPGVERLAEECATLFPEARLLVLSSDMAGGIERIRQEIEAVAKGEADIVIGTQLVAKGHNFPHLALVGVIDADLGLSNGDPRAGERTFQLLQQVVGRAGRAKDGSRALIQTHQPAHPIIDAIVKGDREAFYAAEIAMREEAQLPPYGRLAALVVSAEAQADAFGYARTIMRAAPVGTDVRLLGPAEAPLALVRGRHRVRLLARSARAFDMSGWLRAWLSSVEAPRGNVRLEIDVDPQSFL
- a CDS encoding class I SAM-dependent methyltransferase: MSGQRRSTDGYAENAAALTAQYESITFDQVHHDILHLLPAEPVRAIDIGAGTGRDAAALAARGHRVLAVEPTAELLAEARRLHPDPRIEWLDDGLPELARVRARAERYDLAFLTAVWMHLDAAEREAAMAALASVMAPHGLVFMTLRHGPVPPGRRMFDVSADETAALAVANRLTDIHRGSRGDMLSRRAVTWSVLAFRRTGA
- a CDS encoding YegP family protein, with product MAGTFVLSKGASGQFHFVLKAGNGQTILSSEHYTTKAAAENGIASVRTNAPLDARYERKDAKSGQPMFNLKAANSQVIGTSETYSSVAARDAGIDSVKANAPKATLDDKT